In Xiphophorus maculatus strain JP 163 A chromosome 18, X_maculatus-5.0-male, whole genome shotgun sequence, a single genomic region encodes these proteins:
- the rbp2 gene encoding retinol-binding protein 2: protein MPADYNGRWEMVTNENFEDVMKALDIDFATRKIATHLHQTKVIVQNGDKFETKTLSTFRNYEVNFTVGEEFEEHTKGLDNRNVKSLVVWDGDKLVCVQKGEKENRGWKQWIEGDLLHLEITALDKVCHQVFKKKQ, encoded by the exons ATGCCTGCAGACTACAATGGACGCTGGGAGATGGTGACCAATGAGAACTTCGAGGATGTCATGAAGGCTCTCG ACATTGACTTTGCCACCAGGAAGATTGCCACCCATCTGCACCAGACAAAAGTGATTGTGCAGAACGGAGACAAGTTTGAAACCAAGACCCTGAGTACCTTCAGAAACTATGAGGTCAACTTTACCGTGGGGGAGGAGTTTGAGGAGCACACAAAGGGACTGGACAACCGGAACGTAAAG AGCCTGGTTGTCTGGGATGGGGACAAGCTGGTCTGTGTACAGAAGGGGGAGAAAGAAAACCGTGGCTGGAAGCAGTGGATCGAGGGAGACCTGCTGCACCTG GAAATCACAGCCCTCGACAAAGTCTGCCACCAAGTGTTCAAGAAGAAGCAataa